The window CGCCAGGCCTGCCAGAACCTGCGCCACGGGCGCGGCGGTCTGCTCCGCATTTCGGCGCTTCCGTCGCTGGGGCTCGGCGCGATCCCAGCGGCTGTCGCCCGGTTTCTGGACGATCATGCGGACGTCATGTTCGATCTCCAGACGCTGCACCATGATGAAATGGTGCGTAAACTGTACGAACATGAAACCGACATCGCGATCAGTTTCGAGGTGCCGCTGTCGGCGCCCGTCGCCCATCAGGTGATCGGCGAGGGCGAACTGGTGGTCATCTACCGCGAAGACGATATGCCGGCCGCGCCCCCGCGCCTGCGCCTCGACGAACTGTGCGGGCACAAGTTCATCAGCCCGGCGCAGAGCGGCCCGATCGGACGGATGCTGTCGAGTGAGCTCAATCGGCTGGAGGTCGTGCTGGACGAGGTTGTTTCGGCCCGCACCTATTATGTCGCCGCAGCGCTGGTCAGCGCGGGAGTCGGCATGGCGATCGTCGACAATTTCACGGCGCACGCCGCGCTGCCGCCCGGGCTGGCGAGCCGGCCGCTGCAGCCCGCGATCACTTTCGACATCAACGCGGTCTATCTGCAGAATCGCCCGCCGTCGCGGACGGCGTCGGCATTCCTCGCCGTGCTCGCGACGGTGATCGAAGGTCTATAGCGTCAAGCTATAGGATATGGGGCGCTGGATATTGGGGCGTTGCGACAGGGGAAGCTATTATCGGCCCCATTACCATCAGGCAGGTTCCCGGATCCATGATCGAAACGCCCTATCTTCT is drawn from Sphingopyxis sp. OPL5 and contains these coding sequences:
- a CDS encoding LysR family transcriptional regulator, encoding MNLRQIEIFHAVFLHGTVSAAARSLNVSQPSVTKVLRHAERSIGLTLFERSKGRLIPTQDARTLFAEVSDIQDRVRSLRQACQNLRHGRGGLLRISALPSLGLGAIPAAVARFLDDHADVMFDLQTLHHDEMVRKLYEHETDIAISFEVPLSAPVAHQVIGEGELVVIYREDDMPAAPPRLRLDELCGHKFISPAQSGPIGRMLSSELNRLEVVLDEVVSARTYYVAAALVSAGVGMAIVDNFTAHAALPPGLASRPLQPAITFDINAVYLQNRPPSRTASAFLAVLATVIEGL